The nucleotide window AAGTATATCACCATTCAGANNNNNNNNNNNNNNNNNNNNNNNNNNNNNNNNNNNNNNNNNNNNNNNNNNNNNNNNNNNNNNNNNNNNNNNNNNNNNNNNNNNNNNNNNNNNNNNNNNNNTCTAGGTGTGGTTGAATTGCATCAGATCGTTGAGGACAATTTTTGTCGATTTTGTGCGGGGTGATGAAGCGTTGGATTATAGATGGTCATAATGTGCTTCATGCTTCGAGTGAACTCAGGGGTTTGTTATCTGCTGATTCGTCATCGACGTCGGCTCAACGGGCATTGATTCATCGTGTGTCTGTGCTCAAAGACTTCGGGGGTGGATCCGTGGAAGTCGTGTTTGATAGCCGGCATGAGAAATCGCACAATGATCGGTGGCGGGAGTGTCAGGGTCTGAAGGGGATTGAGGTGACTTATGGGTCAGCGGACACGCAGGCAGATTCGATTATTGAGCAGCGAGTTGTGGCGTCAGATGCTCCTGAGTCTTACCGCGTGGTGACGAATGATCGTATGATTCG belongs to Opitutales bacterium and includes:
- a CDS encoding NYN domain-containing protein produces the protein MKRWIIDGHNVLHASSELRGLLSADSSSTSAQRALIHRVSVLKDFGGGSVEVVFDSRHEKSHNDRWRECQGLKGIEVTYGSADTQADSIIEQRVVASDAPESYRVVTNDRMIRHAVEAAGAEAVSVEAFVRELAQIEARQSRVINQLSKTAGAEFGNRLEF